The Ferrimonas balearica DSM 9799 genome includes the window CGGGGTTTTGGGGTCCACCAGCTTGTGCACAAAGGAGGTGTTGGCGCCATTTTCCAGCAGACGGCGCACCAGGTAGGGCAGCAGGTCCTTATGGGCGCCCACCGGGGCGTAGATCCGCACCTTCAGCCCCTTCTGCTGTTGCAGCAGGGTGTCGTACAGCTCTTGGCCCATGCCATGCAGGCGTTGGAATTCGTAGTCGCGCTGGCCAGCCAGATGCTGGATGGTGGCGGCGGTCTGGGCGTTGTGGGTAGCAAACTGCGGGTAGATGTTGCCCACAGTGGCGTCAGACAGCAGGAAGCGGGCGCAGGCCAGGTAGGAGACATCGGTGCCCGCTTTGCGGGTGAACACCGGGTAACCCTGGGCACCGCCCTGCTGGCACCATTTCAGTTCACTGTCCCAGTACGCGCCTTTCACCAGACGCAGGGGGATCAGGTCGCCCTGTTCACGGGCGAGGGCGTTGATCCAGACCAGCACCGGCAGGGCGCGCTTGGAGTAAGCCTGGATCACCAGGCCCAGGTTGCCCCAGCCCTTGGCTTCATTGCTGCGGTAGAGCTTTTCAAACAGCTTGAGGGAGAGCTCCAGCCGGTCCATCTCTTCGGCATCGATGGAGATGCCCACATCCAGGCTACGGGCCTGCTTGATCAGACGCAGTACGCTGTCGTACAGCTCGGTCATGACCCGGTCTTCGTTGGCCACTTCATAGCGCGGGTGCAAGGCGGACAGCTTGATGGAGATGGTGGGGCGGGGTGCCTGGCTGACATCGTAACTGTGGGCGCCCAGCGCGGTGATGGCGCGGCTGTAGCTGTCGAAGTATTTGGTGGCGTCGGCGGCGGTCAGGGCCGCTTCGCCCAGCATGTCGTAGGAGTGGGTGTAACCCAGGGCACGGTTGTCGTCACTGTTCTTCAGTGCTTCACCAATGTCCCGGCCCAGCACAAACTGCCGGCCCATGATCTTCATGGCGGCGTACATGGCCTGACGCACCACCGGCTCGCCCAGTTTGTTGACCATGCGGGCCAGCAGGTTGTTGGGGCTGCCGTCGATCTTTCGGTCAAGGGTGATCACTTTGCCGGTCAGCATCAGGCCCCAGGTGGAGGCGTTCACCAGCACCGAATCACTGCCTTTCATATGGCGGGCCCAGTCGGCGCCGGACAGCTTGTCCTCAATCAGGGCATCGGCGGTGGCGGCGTCCGGAATGCGCAGCAAAGCTTCGGCCAGGCACATCAGAATGATGCCCTCCTGGGTTTCCAGGCTGTATTGCTGCAGGAACGCGTCGATGCCCACCATCATCCCCTTCTTCTCGAAGCGACGAACGGCGGCCACCATCTGGTGCGCATTTTGGGTGATGGTCTCGATGCTTGCCGGATCGGCAGGCACCAGGGCGATCAACTCTTCCAGGTATTGGCTTTCATCAACGCCATAGTTAGGGCTGATCAGCTCGAACAGGGCGGCGGGGTCCTGATTGTGGAGCGCCGGGTCCAAAACGGTGCTGGCTTTAAACATGTGGGGTCCTCGTAATGCCGCGAGTCAGCGTGTTATCTGTTTTTGTATACAATCCTTGCTGACGGCGGGCTCAGTATACCTGCAAAATGTGAGGTCGGACAGGTTTTGCAGGGCTGGTTGGAACAGTTGTGTTAGCGCTTGGTTGTAATGCCTTGAAAGTCGGGGATTAGGCACAAAAAAAGCAGGCCGGGAGGCCTGCTTTTCAGAAGCATATTCAGGGTTGGGCTCAGGCCCAGCCGTCGTTCTTACGCTTGCGCTTGGGACGGGGCAGGTAAGCCACGATCAGGCCCAGGATAAGACCGGCACCGGCGACCATGCCGCCTTGTTGCATCCAGATAAAGCGTTCGCTTTGGCTCAGGGTTTCAACACGCTTGCTCAGCTCGGCGTTTTTCTGTTCGAGGGTGCTCATGGCGCGAGCCTGCTCCTGAACTTCCGCCTTCAGCTCGGTCACCTTCGCTTCGGCATTGGCGCTGGCTTCCTGATTGGATTGCAGCAGCGCGTCGCGCTCAGCGGTAACCGACTCGAGCTGGCTGCGGGTTTGCGCCAGGGCTTCGGTCAGCGCCGGAACCTTGGTGCGGAAGCTTTCACCGCGACCCATCTGCTCAGTCTGGATCCAGCCTTTGCGGCCTTTCTCGTCGATGACTTCACTGTACTCACCCTGAGTTTTGCCAGTGGCGGTCAGGGCCTCACCCGCTTTCAGGCTGCCCAGGATCCGGTACTGGGTGCTCGGGCCAGCCAGCAGGTAGATAAAGATGTCTTCCGAGACGGTATTCGTGGCTTCCCGCGCCACGGAGGTGCCGCTCACGGCCAGCAGGCAGATAAGAGCGGAGATAATGCGTTTTGTCATAGTGCTACAACCCGTGGAATGGGGCGACCATGCTAGGAGATCAGGCCAGATGTGGCAAGGGCTGGAGACGCAAAAAGGGAGCCAATGGCTCCCTTTTGAGTGGTCTTCAGTCTCAGGCCATGATGGCTTTGATGATGGTGAAGAACAGAATGGACAGTGCGGCACCGGCTGGCAGGGTGATTACCCAGCTTACAACGATGTTACGCACTACACCCAGATTCAGGGCGGCGATACCGCGGGCCAGGCCCACACCCAGTACCGCACCCACCAGAGTTTGGGTGGTGGAGATCGGCAGACCGGTACCGGACGCGATCACCACGGTAGAGGCAGCAGCCAGCTCAGCAGCGAAGCCACGGCTCGGGGTCAGGTGGGTGATGTTCTTACCAATGGTGGTGATAACACGCTTACCCAGAACCGCCAGACCGATAACGATACCGACCGCACCCAGCGGCAGGATCCACCATACCAGCGGGGCTTTGTCCGGGATTTCACCACCAGCGTGGATGATGGTAACAACGGCAGCCAGCGGACCGATGGCGTTAGCCACGTCATTGGAGCCGTGCGCGAAGGCCATACAACAGGCGGTGACCACCATCAGGATGGCGAACACTTTTTCCACGTTGGCAAACTGGGTGTCACGGGAGCCTTTGGTGTCGAACTTCATGCGGCCGATCATGGCCTTACCCATCAGGCCAACCAGCGCAGCCAGGAGCATCGCCAGACCGTAAGCTTCCACGGTGGAGAAATCCAGACCAACGTGCTTCAGACCTTTGGTGATGGTCACCAGAGACATGATGAAGGCAGCCAGACCCATGTAGAACGGCACGTAACGCTTGG containing:
- a CDS encoding TIGR04211 family SH3 domain-containing protein — protein: MTKRIISALICLLAVSGTSVAREATNTVSEDIFIYLLAGPSTQYRILGSLKAGEALTATGKTQGEYSEVIDEKGRKGWIQTEQMGRGESFRTKVPALTEALAQTRSQLESVTAERDALLQSNQEASANAEAKVTELKAEVQEQARAMSTLEQKNAELSKRVETLSQSERFIWMQQGGMVAGAGLILGLIVAYLPRPKRKRKNDGWA
- a CDS encoding inorganic phosphate transporter; the encoded protein is MVDVLVTYGPWLIMAAALFGFLMAFGIGANDVANAMGTSVGSGALTIKQAIIIAMVFEFAGAYLAGGEVTNTIRKGIIDSSYFIDSPDLLVYGMISALLAAGIWLVAASYLGWPVSTTHSIIGAIIGFAAVGVGVDAVSWGKVAGIVGSWIVTPAIAAFIAYLIFQSAQKLIFDTDHPLDNAKRYVPFYMGLAAFIMSLVTITKGLKHVGLDFSTVEAYGLAMLLAALVGLMGKAMIGRMKFDTKGSRDTQFANVEKVFAILMVVTACCMAFAHGSNDVANAIGPLAAVVTIIHAGGEIPDKAPLVWWILPLGAVGIVIGLAVLGKRVITTIGKNITHLTPSRGFAAELAAASTVVIASGTGLPISTTQTLVGAVLGVGLARGIAALNLGVVRNIVVSWVITLPAGAALSILFFTIIKAIMA